Below is a window of Anaerolineae bacterium DNA.
GCTCATCACGCAAATCAGGCAGTCATCCAAGGCTTCCGCAAAGGTGTTGTACATGCGCTGGCCGACCAGCGACATCTCCCCGAAAATCGTCCCTGGCTCCAGGACATCAAGGACCAACTTCTTCCCCTCCGGCGAGATGCGGTACAACTGCACGCGACCCTTTTTCAGGAGGAACAGCACCTCCCCCATCTCGTCCGGGCGGTAAAAAATCTTGCCCTTTTGCACCGCGCTCATCGTGGTGATGCGGTCCAGCTCTTCCAGTTCACGTCCGGTCAGGTCGCGGAACAGCTCTATCTGCTGAAGATAGCGCATTTTCTCAGCCGACTTCAGGCGCGACATATCTCTGCTCCTTTATCCTTCGCCGGCCAGCGCCTGCCGCACCACCCGCTCCAGCTCCTCCCGGCGGGGATTCCCGTACGCCACTAGCCGGCCGTTGAGGAAATACCCCGGGGTAAACAGGACCTCTGCTTCCCTCGGCGGAAGTGCCGCCGGCGCATCCACATCAATCACCGTTACATCCAGCTCCGGGAACGCATCCGCCATCTCCATCGCCAGCTCCCGGGAATAGCGCGAAGTGGGACAATGGCTGGCAATGTACACCAACAGGGTCGCGGCAGGCATCCAGCACATCCTCCTGACCGCCGGCGGCGCCGGCATGGTCGAGCAGTAAGATACCGTCAGTGTATGCCGTGCCGGCCCTGTCTTCTGTATGATCCCCTACAATGCATTATACACCAACCGGCGATTTTCCCCAACCGCCT
It encodes the following:
- a CDS encoding thioredoxin family protein codes for the protein MPAATLLVYIASHCPTSRYSRELAMEMADAFPELDVTVIDVDAPAALPPREAEVLFTPGYFLNGRLVAYGNPRREELERVVRQALAGEG